In the genome of Dyadobacter fermentans DSM 18053, the window TGATCTTCATAGCCAAAAAGGAGTTAGCTGCATATTTGGTCATCTCTGCGGAACGCTCGTCCATAAAAATGATCGGATTTCCCTGACGGAGCAGCGGCGAATAAAGCTTCTCCATTACCTTCTTTGCATTCTCGGAGCTAGTTCCTACGACCACACGGTCCGGCTTCATAAAATCTTCGACAGCGACCCCTTCCCTCAAAAATTCCGGATTGGAAACCACGTCAAAATCAACCTTGGCGTTTTGTGCAATCTTTTCTCTTACTTTTTCTGCCGTACCGACTGGAACAGTGCTTTTGTCAATGACAACCACATAATCTTCCAGCAACGGTCCCAGTTCTTGCGCAACACCAAGTATGTACTTAAGGTCCGCAGACCCGTCCTCGCCCGGTGGAGTGGGTAAGGCCAGAAATATCACTTCTGCATCTTGGATTCCCTCCGACAGGCTTGTAGTGAATTTCAACCGCTCTTCAGCGATATTTCGCACAAAAAGAACTTCAAGTCCAGGTTCAAATATGGGAATTTCACCGCGTTGCATTCGCGCAACTTTGTTTGCGTCAATATCGACGCATGTAACCTGATTTCCGGTTTCAGCAAAACAGGTACCCGTTACAAGGCCGACATAGCCCGTACCTACAACTGCTATTTTCATATGAATAGGAGTATTTGTTAACTATGTTGATCGAATTTGAAGCAATTCGGCAAGCAGCAAATGGATGCTTGCAAATAGGACGCGATGGCGGACGATGTCCTGCGCCAGGGCGCGGGAGAAGAGATCTTGTTTTTCATGTTATTAACGTTGAGTAAATAGCCCTTATTCAATCTTGACCCACCGGCTTGAAATTGAACACATGCTACAAAATTTTAAAGTGCCGACCTTCGGATGATAATGTTGACCAAACCAACTTCGTCGGGCACTCTGGAATTCGAATAGGAAGCAAGGTCAAATCAATTGAATACTCATTGACTTGACCTAAGGCTTAAACTTTGCCTACCAGCTTTTTCAGACGGGAACCGACAGATTTCGAACCTCCTTCCAGTTCTTCCGAATAGTAGCCGTAACCATATCCCCCATAACCGTATCCGTAACCATATCCGGCACCGTAGTTCACACCATTGAAGATGACGGAAAGGTTGTTAAAGCGACGAGCCCGTTGCAAGTCTCCGATGCGTTTAAGATGGTCATGGATGGTGTAGTTAAAACGAACCAGATAGAGTGTCGCGTCAACATGCTCAGCGATCAAGGCCGAATCTGTAACCAATCCGTACGGAGGCGAATCAATCAGGATATAGTCATATTTATGCCGTAGTTCTTCGAGCAGTACAGGTAGCTTTCCATTACTCAACAACTCTGATGGGTTGGGAGGAATAGGACCACTTGTGAGTACATCAAACTTCGGATGCACGCCTGTCGACTGAATGAAATCCTCGTAGTTACCCTGGCCGATGAGGCTGTTTGAGGCACCGAAACGGTTAGGCACACCCAAACGCTCATGTAGCGTAGGTTTCCGCAAATCGAGGCCTATGAGCAGTACGCGTTTATCCGAGTAAGCGAGACTGGCTGCCAGGTTAATACTTACGAAACTTTTTCCTTCCCCACCAATCGAAGATGTAAACATAATCACCCTACACGTGCCATCTCCAAGATATTGCAAGTTGGTTCTAAGAGCTCTGAATTGTTCAGCCACAGCGCTGCGGCTGGTCATTTTTATAATCGACTCTTCACCTGGAACACCGTTTACAGTACCCTTCATCTGCCCGATCTCACCCAGGATTGAAGAATGAGTGACCTTTTCGATCTCTTCTCGAGACTGTATGGTATTGTTAATCATAAAGAGGAAATTGATTAGCAATACTGGAAGTAAAATTCCTACCAGTGCCGAACCTAGCCATACAAGCGATGGCTTAGGCTTAATCGGATTAAAGCTGGAAATAGGAGCATCGATTAGGCGGCTATCTGTTACGGTAGAAGCATAGGCCAATGCAGTTTCTTCGCGCTTCTGAAGCAAGTACAGGTACAGCTCTTCTTTGATAGACTGTTGTCTCTTGATGCCGACAAATTCGCGTTCTTTTTTGGGGATGCTTTGCAAGCCGGCGGAAAATCTTGTATTGATACCTTCCAGATTGCGCTTGGTTACCGCCATCCCCCTTTTCAGGTTTTGTACGTTTTCTCTGATTGACTGGCGAGTACCCGCTAGCTGGGTGTTAATAGTTTGCAATAGCGGGTTGTTGGGAGAAGTAGTACGCGCATATCGCTCGCGCTGCAACTCCAGATCATTAAATTTGGTCAACAACGATACCAGGACGGGATCATTGATCATATAAGTCGCCGGCGCAACAGCACCTTCCCCGGCGTTCTGTATGTAGTTCTCGACGCTCTCCAAAATGCTTATCTGAGTATTCACCTCATTAAGTTTCGAGTCGTTTTCTTTAATATTTTCCAGGAAAAGCTTGGATTCTGTACCAATGTCAGTAATCCCCTGCGTTCTCTTATACGACTCGACATCCTTTTCAACATCTCCAAGCTCGCCCGTGATAAGGCCCAACCTGTTTTCTATAAATTTAAGCGTATTGCTTGCTTCGCTGTTTTTGTCTCCAAGTGATGATTGTACATAAACATCCAGAAGCTTATTTAATACATCTTTCGAACGCTGCGTATCGACGTCTTCATAGCTGATTTCAAGCACAGTGCTTTTCGTGTTCGGCTGTTCTACGGTCAATCGGCTCAGCATGCCTTCTGTCAGGTTCTTAGTGTCTTTGAAAGTCACAGTAACTTTGTCGTAGGTGGACTTTGGCCCCTTCAACACAACAAAAGCTCCCCAAGCATTCGCGAACCTTTGATTGAAACTGAACACTTTCTCCTCATTATTAAATCTGAAGTGATTTTCATCAACAACATGTACAACCAAAGGTTCTTTCAGCGCGAACTCAGTTATTACTTCAGGCTTAACAACTACCGGGCTCCGTTTATAAAGAGAAACGGTTCTCAGTCCATCGCGCGTTGAATATGAAACGTCTAACGAGAGCTCCTTGATGACCTGCTCCATTAGTGTTTTAGATTTTATAATCTCTAATTCATTTTCAACAAGCTTGTTGCCTCCGAACTGAGTGCTCAGTTCGGAAAGGATATCGCCCTGCGATCCGCTCAGACCTTTTTTCTCATCCTTGATCAAAATACTGGTTTTGGTATTATATACAGGTGATGTAGTCTGCAGATAAAAGAACGCTGCGATGAAAGCGATGCAGATAAATACGGGGAAAAGATACCAGTAGCGGTAGTATCTTCTAAGGTATTCGTTCAGGTTGAACTCTTGTTCTTCCTCCTGGAACATTGGGTTCATACCCTCGTTAGTTGTTAAATCTTTCATGTTGAGTAAAATGCCGTTTTGAGGAATTTATTAACGTGTTAGGTTGAGGATTAGAATACCGAGTGTGCTTATTCCGCCCACAATAGTTACAATTAACGGTATTGTTCTAATTCTGCTGTCCGTGTCAAGCATTCTAGCTTTCACAGGTTCAACATAGATCACGTCATTCTTGTGTAAATAGTAAAAGGGCGAGTTGAAGATTTCGCGAGACGTTAGATCCAATCGGGCATATTCTCGTTTGCCGTTTTCTTCTCTTATAACCATCACGTTGCTGCGGTTGCCATAGATGGTCAAATCCCCGGCAAGACTTAGCACCTCGGGCAGGGTAATCTTTTCATCGGGGATCACGAACACGGCCGGTTGCTTTACTTCTCCCAGAACAGAAATCTTGAAGTTCAAGTTGCGAACTACAACAGACGGCTCTTTCAGAAAATCAGTAAGTCTGTGTCGGATAGTATCCGCTGCAACCGAAGTGCTCAGGCCTGCGACCTTCAACTTCCCAATCAACGGAATTTCAATGTTGCCATCGCTGTCAACCAAATATCCAAGCGGTTGAAGTCGGGCGCCGCCAGCATTGACAGAGTAGTTAGTACTCGGAGCGGAGATGGTGTTAGGTGTATTGAATACCTCGTTCGCTTCTGCATTCAAGCTCCCAACGACTATTGAAAGTATATCGCGCGATTGAATCTTAGGTACGTAACTTTCCTCTACCTGCTGTGAATAATACCTTGTTGAGTCTCCTTGGAAATATACAATCGATTTCGGGGAAACGCAGGAGGTAGTTCCTCCGATTATTGCGATATAGGCAATTAGCAATATGCCGGCAATGCTAGCAAACTTTTTAGAGTGGGAAAACATAAATAAACGTTGAGTAAATAGTGTATTTTGTGTAAATAATTGTCATTGAGCGCTTTATTAATCGTGTGTGTTGTGTCTCTTACAGCAGTCAGAAGAGCTTATATTTAATAAAAATAGCTTTTCTTAATCTGGACATCCTGCTGGCCGCTGATACGTACTTGATATTGTCCAAGTAAGGCTGCGCGAAGAAATCTAAGACAAATATAAAATAAATTCAATTATTGTGTCTAAAAACTTGTAAGTTTTTCATTTTGAAACGGATATCGCGTTATCCAGTTATGCTTGTTACTTCTCTGTATCATATCCAGATGCTGAATCTTGTGCGCATCGGTGCCTAAAAAAGTAATCAGGTTGTTTTTCAGAAGCCATTCAGCCATCTTGGTGATATTCTCCCCGTAATATCCGGTCAGCGACAAAATGTTCACTTGAAGTTCGCATCCGCCATCTGCCAGCTTTTTGTAAATCGATGGGTCCGAGTAAAAGTAAGTATACCGCTCAGGATGGGCCAGTACCGGTTGATAACCCTTCTCAATGATGGAAAAGAGCGTTTCCGAGGTGTTCATCAATGGAGTGGAGTAGGGGAGCTCAACCAGCAGGCGGTTTCCGGGGAGTGTCAGCAGGTCCTTTCCAGTGCTAAGCAGCTGATTGAAGTGTTCATCGAGAAAGTATTCAGCGGCCGCTCCAATCTGGATGGTCAGCCCCGCCTCTTTGCTGGCCTGTCGAACTTCTTCTAGCTTTCCAAGGATAATTTCGGGTGTGTTGCGGTAGCAATCCCACATCACGTGTGGGGTTGTGATGAGTTGCCGATACCCGAGACTTTGCATTTTCGAGACCATTGCCACCGCTTCGGCCACCGTTTCAACGCCGTCGTCGACGCCTGGGATCATATGGGAATGGATGTCAATTCCAATATGTTCCAATGTAACGTGCTTGTTTACCTTCTTGTTAAATAACCAGTTGAGCATATCGAATCCGGCCAATGCGTTAGATAATGTACACAATTAGAAAAATGAAATTACCTAAACTGCATGGCCGCAGTTGTGAGTTTACCTGAGTTTCGATCAAAATAAATTAAAATAGTCCGAACGTCGAAAAATATCGATAGGAAATTTTAAGAATTAACCGTTTGGTAACGAATTGTATTATTCAGTGGTCTGTAAGTTCGAAGCAATCTGCCTGAATTAATGGTCAAAATTGCTTTTGGCCGGTTGTAGCTCGCATTTAATGCGCTATTTGTACAATCTTTCCACGCTTGGCTAGCTACGCAAAAAGTGGCAGATGGTATAATGTGAGGTGATTTTTGCACTATTCTGATGTCATTAATTTCTCAATAATATATCTACAAAAAATGTGCCGGAGATTGCCCGCTAGTCGAAATTGTGGCGGGCCAGCAGCTCCTGATGTCGCCAAAGCTCGTTGAAGAGCGGACTGTTTCGTCGTAATTGTGCAAATGAACCTTCATCCGCAATGTAACCATCTTGCAGTATATATGTGTAATCAAACTTCGCAAGCAAATGCAAACGGTGTAGTGTAGATATCACCGCTTTGTCCGAAAACTCCACAAACATCCTGTCATAAATCATCGCCTCCGTCTTCGGGTCAATGCTGCTCGTCGGCTCGTCGAGCAGCACGATGTCGCTCGTGCGTGCGGCGAGGATGCCTCTTGCGAGTGCGAGGCGCTGCTTTTGGCCGCCGGAGAGGTTCACGCCTTTCTCCTGGATGTTTGATTCCAGGCCGTTCGGCAGCTTGCCGACCACATCTTCGAAATGCGCCGTTTCGCACACTTGCATAATGTCCTGTTCGTCGAACGGCAGGCCGAGCGTGATGTTGTAGGCAATGGTGTTCTCGAATATCTCGGGGTCTTGCGGGAAGAGCGTCACCTGGTCGGCGAGCATCTCGATGCCGGCTTCCTGCTGGCCGTCGATCGTCACTTTTACGTCGTTTTCAGGCTGGTACAGTCCGCGCAGCAGCGCCAGGAGTGTGCTTTTCCCGCTGCCGCTTTCCCCGATGAAGGCAATGCGCTCGCCGCGGCGGATGCGGATGTCGAGGCCGTGGAGGCTGTGTGCCTGCTTTTTGGCGTCGTACACCTCGCCGTGTGAGAAGTTAAGGTTGCTGATGTGGATCTCGCGCCAGTTTTCGGGGAGTTCGCCGACTTCGTCCAGGCGGTGGTGCACGCGGTAAGCGTCGCCTATCGCGCGGGCGGTTTGTACTTCCGTATTGTAGCGGATGATTTCCGTGTATTGCCAGGCGATGTCCTGGAATACGCTTGTAAACTGGTTGACGTAGCTGAGCAGCGTCACCAGCCCGCCCACGAGAAATACCTCGCCCGGCACATAATGCTGGTACACATAGCCGACCGTCACCACAATGTAAATGACCGCAATGAACACGCTCGCCACAAACCATTTCCATTCGTTGATCACCACCGAGCGCCGGAATGGCGGGAATACGTCGGCTACTTTGCCCATCAGGCTCACTTTCATCCGCTTTTCAAGTCGTAAGGTGATCACGGTGATAATATTGGAAAGGCTATCGAACAACGTGGAGGATACAACGTGCTCCTTCTCGTTCGATTCGTCGAGCGCTTTAATGAACGGTTTGTCGAATTTGAATATCACATACACATTAATGACGCCGATCAGTACGCCCACCGCGCCAAACAGCGGCGAAAACCAGATGATCGCAATGAATGAGAATATGAATTTGGCAAATGCGTGCAGGAACATGAAGCCGTTCTGAAAGAAGTCTTTCAGGGCTTCGTAGGCCTTGCGGATGCGGTTGATCGTCGCGCCGCTGTGGTGGTCCTGATGCCAGCGGATCGGTAAATGCAATGCCTGGTGATACAGTTCGTCGAGGAAATTGCGGCTGAGGTCGAATGCCAGCTTGCGCTCCATCACGCGCGCGGGGCCGTGGAAAGCCCATTCGAGCAGGGTGAGGCCGAGGTAGGCGCCCGCGTACCACCACACGTTGCGTAACGTTTCCTCGGCATCCTGCTGGGTAGACTGGATAAACCATCCATATAATAGCGGGTGCGCGGCCAGCACCAGGTTGGCCAATACAAACATGCCGTACACGAGCAGGTACCGGCCCCGCTGCTGGCGGGCATAGCGCCACGCGGTGGCGAGCAGGGATAAATAAGGGTTTTTCATGTGCTAATCAATGCGCCCGGGGCGGCAGGAAGGGTCCCCGGCTCCATACAACCACAAATCGCCGCCGAAGGTTGCCCGCCGGTGGGTAAACTTTGTGTGAAGGATCAGTAGTTTTTTGGACTTTGCGGTTTACTTACACGTTAACCGATTTGACAAGCCACCTTTTTTGAACTACCAAACCGGAATTTTTATGAGAAGACTAATGCATATTTTTTGCAGCACTGTTTTGCTGAGCATTGCCCTGGGAATCTCCGCCCACGCACAGGACGGCTGGATCACAATATTCAATGGAAAGGATTTTACCGGCTGGAAAGTCGGCGCCAATGCGAATTCCTTTTCGATCGAGGATGGTACCATCAAAGTAGCCGGGCCGCGGGCGCATCTTTTCTATGAAGGTCCCGTGAAGAACCATATGTTCAAAAATTTCGAGTTCAAAGCGCAGGTGAAAACAATGCCGGGCTCCAATTCCGGTATTTTTATCCATACCACCTACCAAGAGGACGGCTGGCCCGCGCAAGGTTACGAAGTGCAGGTGAACCAGTCGCACACCGATTACAAGCGTACCGGCAGCCTGTATAATATGGTGGACGTGAAAGAAACTTACGTGAAGGACAACGAATGGTATACCGAGTACATCAAAGTGGAAGGAAAGCACATTACCATCAAAATTAACGACAAAGTGGTGGTGGATTACGAAGAAACTGATGTAGACAAACGTCAGGGCGATATGAAGAACAAATTCCTGAAACAGGGTACATTTGCCTTGCAAGCGCACGATCCCAAGAGTGTGGTGTATTACAAAGACATTCAGGTTCGGCCATTGACCGAGTAACCGCAGCCTTTCCATGGAAGAAGAAGTTCATTTCGAATCAATACTGGAACGCCTCCCCAAACCGGGAGGCGAATTTTATATGGTGGTGCCCGACGACGTGGCCGCGCAGTTTACCGAGGGCCGCAAGCCAGCGCGTGTCCGCTGCGTGATCAATGGCGCGGTGCATTTCCAATGCGCGATCCGGCCGCGGGGTGGGGGAGGCTTCTATATTAATGTAGCCACGGCCCTACGGCAGCAGGGCAAACTGGTGCTGGGCCAAAAACTGCATGCGGCCGTCCGCAAGGACGACAGCGAGTACGGCCGCGACATGCCCGAAGAATTGCAGGAGCTGCTCGCACAGGACGACGAGGCGAAGCGGTTGTTCGAAAGTGCCAAACCCGTGAACCAGCGGGCCATTATCCATTACATTGCCAGCGCCAAATCGGTACAGGTAAGGATCGATCGTTCGATAATGATGACGGACCGGTTGAAAAATAGTCGGATAACGTAGCGGTCAGATATTGTCAGATGTGGCCAGGAATTGTGTTCCTATCAATGACAATACTTGTATGACAGCAAATGACTAGACCTGACCAAAAAGGTCATTCCTCCCGGCTGGTCACATTCCGGTACTGACTTGGTGAGATGCCTTCGGATTTGCGGAATTGTCGTCCGAAATAGTTCAAATCCGAGAAGCCGAGCTGGTAGCAAATGTCCGAAATACTGTCTTTCGTGTGTGAAAGGAGTTGTTTGGCTTTTTTAATTTTCTCCCTCAATATGAAATCCAGCGGGCTGATGCTGAACTCGCGTTTGAATGCGCGGTAGAATGAGGCCCGGCTCATGCATGCTTTTTCGCTGAGGTCTTCTACCTGGATCTTTTCATTGATATTGGCCTTGATGTAGTTCACCACAAATGCCAGGGGATTGTCCTCGTGCTGGTACGCCGCGTCGTCGGTGGCGGCCAGGTGCTGGGTTTGGATAATGTGCACAATGAGCTCCTGCAACGTAAGGTCCGCCAGGATATCCTTACCTAATGCGCTGCCCGAGCAGATTTTGATGAGCTTGTTGAGCGTCTGCGCGAGTTCGATATTATTGAGGAAATGGTATTGGTTATGCTGCAACGACCAGAACTGCTGCCGGCCTTCGCGCGGGTAAGTTTCGCTGAGGCGATCGACGATTTGCTGGATCTTCGTATGGTCGATCGCGAGCGCGATACATTGGGTAGGATTATCGCGCTGTGCTTCGGGGAAGTCGATTTTCATCGTCACGTTTGCCGGAACGAGCACCGTTTCGCCCGGCAGGTAATCGAAGCCCGGCTGATCGAACAGGTGCATCACCTTCTTTCCCCGCAGCATGCTCGTCACCACAAAATCCGGAAATGTAAGTGGCACCAATGCCGACGGCTGCAAAGTCTCGAACAAATTCAGCTCACAGTTTTCCAGCGTGAAAGCCCTGCGGTTCTCCACCAAAGTTTTCAGCGATTTCTCCCCCGAAACCGCCACCTGATCCAATCTGAAACCTGCCGCCATTGTTCCTCTTTTAATTAAATATTCTTTTCCAAACCACTACAACCTCACCCAATCCAACATACCCCCTGACCATTCCCGACCACAAATGACGACCTTCCTCCATCCTCGCTTCCTCCATACTCCATCATTAAATATATAACTCTTTTTCGAAAAAATGAGATAATTATCCTAACACTTGACACGATCGTGCCAATGAATAACGCGCTGCGAGGCTAGGTTTGTATTATCAATCATTTCTTAAATAACCTTTCATCATGGATACGATCACCGAAAACACGGGAGTTGAGAGTAAAACGTACAGCAGTGAAAATTTGGCTAAACGGCCTGATTTCAAGGAAAAATATGATAACTATATCAACGGCCGCTTTGTAGCCCCGGCTAAGGGCGAATATTTTGAAAACATTTCCCCTGTCGACGGCCGTGTGTTTACCAAGGCAGCGCGGTCGACGAAGGAGGACGTGGAGGCTGCACTCGATGCGGCGCACGCGGCGTTCCCGGCTTGGAGCAAAACTTCCGCTACCAACCGCAGTAACCTGCTCCTGA includes:
- a CDS encoding GumC family protein, with the translated sequence MKDLTTNEGMNPMFQEEEQEFNLNEYLRRYYRYWYLFPVFICIAFIAAFFYLQTTSPVYNTKTSILIKDEKKGLSGSQGDILSELSTQFGGNKLVENELEIIKSKTLMEQVIKELSLDVSYSTRDGLRTVSLYKRSPVVVKPEVITEFALKEPLVVHVVDENHFRFNNEEKVFSFNQRFANAWGAFVVLKGPKSTYDKVTVTFKDTKNLTEGMLSRLTVEQPNTKSTVLEISYEDVDTQRSKDVLNKLLDVYVQSSLGDKNSEASNTLKFIENRLGLITGELGDVEKDVESYKRTQGITDIGTESKLFLENIKENDSKLNEVNTQISILESVENYIQNAGEGAVAPATYMINDPVLVSLLTKFNDLELQRERYARTTSPNNPLLQTINTQLAGTRQSIRENVQNLKRGMAVTKRNLEGINTRFSAGLQSIPKKEREFVGIKRQQSIKEELYLYLLQKREETALAYASTVTDSRLIDAPISSFNPIKPKPSLVWLGSALVGILLPVLLINFLFMINNTIQSREEIEKVTHSSILGEIGQMKGTVNGVPGEESIIKMTSRSAVAEQFRALRTNLQYLGDGTCRVIMFTSSIGGEGKSFVSINLAASLAYSDKRVLLIGLDLRKPTLHERLGVPNRFGASNSLIGQGNYEDFIQSTGVHPKFDVLTSGPIPPNPSELLSNGKLPVLLEELRHKYDYILIDSPPYGLVTDSALIAEHVDATLYLVRFNYTIHDHLKRIGDLQRARRFNNLSVIFNGVNYGAGYGYGYGYGGYGYGYYSEELEGGSKSVGSRLKKLVGKV
- a CDS encoding polysaccharide biosynthesis/export family protein, whose translation is MFSHSKKFASIAGILLIAYIAIIGGTTSCVSPKSIVYFQGDSTRYYSQQVEESYVPKIQSRDILSIVVGSLNAEANEVFNTPNTISAPSTNYSVNAGGARLQPLGYLVDSDGNIEIPLIGKLKVAGLSTSVAADTIRHRLTDFLKEPSVVVRNLNFKISVLGEVKQPAVFVIPDEKITLPEVLSLAGDLTIYGNRSNVMVIREENGKREYARLDLTSREIFNSPFYYLHKNDVIYVEPVKARMLDTDSRIRTIPLIVTIVGGISTLGILILNLTR
- a CDS encoding tyrosine-protein phosphatase, translated to MLNWLFNKKVNKHVTLEHIGIDIHSHMIPGVDDGVETVAEAVAMVSKMQSLGYRQLITTPHVMWDCYRNTPEIILGKLEEVRQASKEAGLTIQIGAAAEYFLDEHFNQLLSTGKDLLTLPGNRLLVELPYSTPLMNTSETLFSIIEKGYQPVLAHPERYTYFYSDPSIYKKLADGGCELQVNILSLTGYYGENITKMAEWLLKNNLITFLGTDAHKIQHLDMIQRSNKHNWITRYPFQNEKLTSF
- a CDS encoding ABC transporter ATP-binding protein translates to MKNPYLSLLATAWRYARQQRGRYLLVYGMFVLANLVLAAHPLLYGWFIQSTQQDAEETLRNVWWYAGAYLGLTLLEWAFHGPARVMERKLAFDLSRNFLDELYHQALHLPIRWHQDHHSGATINRIRKAYEALKDFFQNGFMFLHAFAKFIFSFIAIIWFSPLFGAVGVLIGVINVYVIFKFDKPFIKALDESNEKEHVVSSTLFDSLSNIITVITLRLEKRMKVSLMGKVADVFPPFRRSVVINEWKWFVASVFIAVIYIVVTVGYVYQHYVPGEVFLVGGLVTLLSYVNQFTSVFQDIAWQYTEIIRYNTEVQTARAIGDAYRVHHRLDEVGELPENWREIHISNLNFSHGEVYDAKKQAHSLHGLDIRIRRGERIAFIGESGSGKSTLLALLRGLYQPENDVKVTIDGQQEAGIEMLADQVTLFPQDPEIFENTIAYNITLGLPFDEQDIMQVCETAHFEDVVGKLPNGLESNIQEKGVNLSGGQKQRLALARGILAARTSDIVLLDEPTSSIDPKTEAMIYDRMFVEFSDKAVISTLHRLHLLAKFDYTYILQDGYIADEGSFAQLRRNSPLFNELWRHQELLARHNFD
- a CDS encoding 3-keto-disaccharide hydrolase, with translation MRRLMHIFCSTVLLSIALGISAHAQDGWITIFNGKDFTGWKVGANANSFSIEDGTIKVAGPRAHLFYEGPVKNHMFKNFEFKAQVKTMPGSNSGIFIHTTYQEDGWPAQGYEVQVNQSHTDYKRTGSLYNMVDVKETYVKDNEWYTEYIKVEGKHITIKINDKVVVDYEETDVDKRQGDMKNKFLKQGTFALQAHDPKSVVYYKDIQVRPLTE
- a CDS encoding YdeI/OmpD-associated family protein; this encodes MEEEVHFESILERLPKPGGEFYMVVPDDVAAQFTEGRKPARVRCVINGAVHFQCAIRPRGGGGFYINVATALRQQGKLVLGQKLHAAVRKDDSEYGRDMPEELQELLAQDDEAKRLFESAKPVNQRAIIHYIASAKSVQVRIDRSIMMTDRLKNSRIT
- a CDS encoding AraC family transcriptional regulator — protein: MAAGFRLDQVAVSGEKSLKTLVENRRAFTLENCELNLFETLQPSALVPLTFPDFVVTSMLRGKKVMHLFDQPGFDYLPGETVLVPANVTMKIDFPEAQRDNPTQCIALAIDHTKIQQIVDRLSETYPREGRQQFWSLQHNQYHFLNNIELAQTLNKLIKICSGSALGKDILADLTLQELIVHIIQTQHLAATDDAAYQHEDNPLAFVVNYIKANINEKIQVEDLSEKACMSRASFYRAFKREFSISPLDFILREKIKKAKQLLSHTKDSISDICYQLGFSDLNYFGRQFRKSEGISPSQYRNVTSREE